In Gadus morhua chromosome 2, gadMor3.0, whole genome shotgun sequence, a single window of DNA contains:
- the LOC115561265 gene encoding MICAL-like protein 1 isoform X1, with product MSKPPAPPVPGPPVTMPPATMPPVTMPPVTMPPVTTPPVTTPPVTTPPVTTAPVTTPPVTAPPVPAPRTKRPPRGILPPPDNSFHPNQPTTPPHPTLKAKSRHPWMTMVHPGPWTQLPPAPSPFTPPWASSLPGHHRGWFKARVAPPNPFAEAHKVANYIAGRKASKQPANQTKRSEPTSQSRKAPSPPKEKSDVAGQPRSRDRSNAVNVASTSSVASPFDGPAPSEKPPCEDPSPPSAQTDSSPGLGGSNQDRPGGSPAATAAGLPEGLGDTPLLAQTVCLASGLGVHVIAPASMDSSNAPGLGSSTQDGLLSGPVEGAHPPGSLTVPEAGATGGGAGTAGGRGRPDFAGTISLRGSASGYTPPAPASSGGLGSFADIGCEVPGVPDLGNALCGLPIDRGADITAQRGLPAPIEVPMGLSGLAIEQGLTEAAGQATLMALSSSPGLAGGPLISGLPGANPLGSSHLPAVGGRLGKPDLTQSDNLGGLSRGVDVASFVGQGRSADIGDSPEVPGVGECPAVGGLMESACAGAFAATPGLSSIPKSFSVPAIFSGLKKGRTTLSLNERPDPRPAVPRSNTMQASLSSRPQAPGYGFPPIKRKVRTDACVPTDDLQGELGEVSARLEELELCGAQLESKLRDCRNKKEEEAMLTDWMALIQEKQTLLRREAEITHLTEQKTLEERQADLEYKLRCLLIKPESEWSAEEEAQEQKMMEDLVAVIEQRNAIISSLDEDRKREKEDDSVLGAMKDQEFQKRGLSELKKSKGKFKPMKVFRMLGAQESKDKKN from the exons ATGTCGAAGCCGCCAGCGCCTCCCGTTCCCGGGCCTCCCGTTACCATGCCTCCGGCTACCATGCCTCCCGTTACCATGCCTCCCGTTACCATGCCTCCCGTTACCACGCCTCCCGTTACCACGCCTCCCGTTACCACGCCTCCCGTTACCACGGCTCCCGTTACCACGCCTCCCGTTACCGCACCTCCAGTTCCCGCCCCCAGGACCAAAAGACCCCCCAGAGGGATCCTGCCTCCTCCAG ATAATTCATTCCATCCAAACCAACCTACAACCCCTCCTCATCCCAC CCTGAAAGCTAAAAGCCGGCACCCTTGGATGACCATGGTCCATCCAGGTCCCTGGACCCAGCTCCCTCCTGCACCGTCTCCATTCACCCCTCCATGGGCCAGCTCTCTGCCCGGCCACCACAGAGGATGGTTCAAGGCCAGGGTCGCCCCGCCCAACCCCTTTGCCGAAGCCCACAAGGTGGCTAACTACATCGCTGGACGAAAGGCTTCTAAACAGCCAGCCAATCAAACCAAGCGCTCTGAGCCCACCAGCCAATCGAGGAAAGCCCCCAGTCCCCCCAAAGAAAAGTCGGATGTTGCGGGCCAGCCGAGATCAAGGGATAGGTCGAATGCGGTTAATGTAGCCAGTACTAGTAGCGTAGCCTCGCCATTTGATGGACCGGCCCCATCAGAGAAACCCCCTTGTGAAGATCCGTCCCCGCCCTCTGCTCAGACTGACAGCTCCCCTGGTCTGGGTGGAAGTAACCAGGATAGGCCTGGGGGATctccagcagcaacagcagcaggttTGCCTGAAGGGCTTGGAGACACTCCCTTGTTAGCTCAGACAGTGTGTTTGGCGAGTGGACTTGGGGTGCATGTCATTGCACCGGCCTCGATGGATTCCTCAAACGCTCCTGGTTTGGGTAGCTCAACCCAGGATGGCCTTCTGAGCGGACCGGTAGAAGGAGCTCATCCACCTGGTTCTCTGACTGTGCCAGAGGCAGGGGCCACGGGTGGTGGGGCAGGCACAGCAGGGGGGCGTGGGAGGCCAGACTTTGCAGGAACGATTAGCCTCCGTGGCTCAGCTAGTGGGTACACACCACCTGCTCCGGCTAGTTCTGGAGGACTAGGGAGTTTTGCAGACATAGGTTGCGAGGTTCCTGGGGTACCAGACTTGGGGAATGCTTTATGTGGATTGCCCATTGATAGGGGAGCGGATATAACAGCCCAAAGAGGTCTACCTGCTCCCATTGAGGTACCAATGGGATTATCTGGTTTAGCTATCGAACAGGGGTTAACTGAGGCGGCGGGACAAGCTACCTTGATGGCTCTATCAAGTAGTCCTGGATTAGCGGGTGGCCCTTTGATTAGCGGACTACCAGGTGCTAATCCACTTGGTTCTTCTCATCTTCCTGCTGTAGGCGGCAGGCTCGGCAAACCAGACTTAACGCAGTCTGACAACTTGGGTGGCTTATCTAGAGGTGTTGATGTAGCTAGTTTTGTCGGACAGGGCCGTTCAGCGGACATTGGAGACAGTCCTGAGGTACCGGGCGTGGGTGAGTGCCCTGCTGTGGGGGGCTTGATGGAGTCTGCGTGCGCAGGTGCGTTTGCCGCAACCCCTGGACTCTCCTCCATCCCCAAGAGCTTCTCCGTGCCGGCCATCTTCTCTGGCCTGAAGAAGGGCAGGACGACTCTGTCCCTGAACGAG AGACCCGACCCAAGACCTGCGGTTCCTCGATCCAACACGATGCAGGCCTCCCTTTCCAGCCGCCCGCAGGCTCCAGGCTACGGCTTTCCACCAATCAAGAGGAAG GTACGAACTGATGCATGCGTTCCCACTGACGACCTGCAGGGGGAGCTGGGAGAGGTCAGCGCGCgactggaggagctggagttGTGCGGCGCGCAGCTGGAGAGCAAGCTGAGAGACTGCAGAAata aaaaggaagaggaggccATGCTGACGGACTGGATGGCTCTGATCCAGGAGAAACAGACGCTGTTACGCAGAGAGGCGGAGATCACCCACCT GACAGAGCAGAAGACGCTGGAGGAGAGGCAAGCTGACCTGGAGTACAAGCTTCGATGTCTGCTCATCAAACCAG agAGTGAGTGGAGTGCTGAGGAAGAGGCCCAGGAGCAGAAGATGATGGAGGATCTGGTGGCCGTCATTGAGCAGCGCAACGCGATCATCAGCAGCCTGGATGAAGACCGCAAGAG GGAAAAAGAAGACGATTCTGTGCTGGGAGCCATGAAAGACCAAG AATTCCAGAAAAGGGGACTCAGTGAGCTGAAGAAATCCAAAGGAAAGTTCAAGCCCATGAAAGTGTTTCGGATGCTAGGCGCCCAAGAATCCAAGGACAAgaagaactga
- the LOC115561265 gene encoding MICAL-like protein 1 isoform X2, with translation MSKPPAPPVPGPPVTMPPATMPPVTMPPVTMPPVTTPPVTTPPVTTPPVTTAPVTTPPVTAPPVPAPRTKRPPRGILPPPDNSFHPNQPTTPPHPTLKAKSRHPWMTMVHPGPWTQLPPAPSPFTPPWASSLPGHHRGWFKARVAPPNPFAEAHKVANYIAGRKASKQPANQTKRSEPTSQSRKAPSPPKEKSDVAGQPRSRDRSNAVNVASTSSVASPFDGPAPSEKPPCEDPSPPSAQTDSSPGLGGSNQDRPGGSPAATAAGLPEGLGDTPLLAQTVCLASGLGVHVIAPASMDSSNAPGLGSSTQDGLLSGPVEGAHPPGSLTVPEAGATGGGAGTAGGRGRPDFAGTISLRGSASGYTPPAPASSGGLGSFADIGCEVPGVPDLGNALCGLPIDRGADITAQRGLPAPIEVPMGLSGLAIEQGLTEAAGQATLMALSSSPGLAGGPLISGLPGANPLGSSHLPAVGGRLGKPDLTQSDNLGGLSRGVDVASFVGQGRSADIGDSPEVPGVGECPAVGGLMESACAGAFAATPGLSSIPKSFSVPAIFSGLKKGRTTLSLNERPDPRPAVPRSNTMQASLSSRPQAPGYGFPPIKRKGELGEVSARLEELELCGAQLESKLRDCRNKKEEEAMLTDWMALIQEKQTLLRREAEITHLTEQKTLEERQADLEYKLRCLLIKPESEWSAEEEAQEQKMMEDLVAVIEQRNAIISSLDEDRKREKEDDSVLGAMKDQEFQKRGLSELKKSKGKFKPMKVFRMLGAQESKDKKN, from the exons ATGTCGAAGCCGCCAGCGCCTCCCGTTCCCGGGCCTCCCGTTACCATGCCTCCGGCTACCATGCCTCCCGTTACCATGCCTCCCGTTACCATGCCTCCCGTTACCACGCCTCCCGTTACCACGCCTCCCGTTACCACGCCTCCCGTTACCACGGCTCCCGTTACCACGCCTCCCGTTACCGCACCTCCAGTTCCCGCCCCCAGGACCAAAAGACCCCCCAGAGGGATCCTGCCTCCTCCAG ATAATTCATTCCATCCAAACCAACCTACAACCCCTCCTCATCCCAC CCTGAAAGCTAAAAGCCGGCACCCTTGGATGACCATGGTCCATCCAGGTCCCTGGACCCAGCTCCCTCCTGCACCGTCTCCATTCACCCCTCCATGGGCCAGCTCTCTGCCCGGCCACCACAGAGGATGGTTCAAGGCCAGGGTCGCCCCGCCCAACCCCTTTGCCGAAGCCCACAAGGTGGCTAACTACATCGCTGGACGAAAGGCTTCTAAACAGCCAGCCAATCAAACCAAGCGCTCTGAGCCCACCAGCCAATCGAGGAAAGCCCCCAGTCCCCCCAAAGAAAAGTCGGATGTTGCGGGCCAGCCGAGATCAAGGGATAGGTCGAATGCGGTTAATGTAGCCAGTACTAGTAGCGTAGCCTCGCCATTTGATGGACCGGCCCCATCAGAGAAACCCCCTTGTGAAGATCCGTCCCCGCCCTCTGCTCAGACTGACAGCTCCCCTGGTCTGGGTGGAAGTAACCAGGATAGGCCTGGGGGATctccagcagcaacagcagcaggttTGCCTGAAGGGCTTGGAGACACTCCCTTGTTAGCTCAGACAGTGTGTTTGGCGAGTGGACTTGGGGTGCATGTCATTGCACCGGCCTCGATGGATTCCTCAAACGCTCCTGGTTTGGGTAGCTCAACCCAGGATGGCCTTCTGAGCGGACCGGTAGAAGGAGCTCATCCACCTGGTTCTCTGACTGTGCCAGAGGCAGGGGCCACGGGTGGTGGGGCAGGCACAGCAGGGGGGCGTGGGAGGCCAGACTTTGCAGGAACGATTAGCCTCCGTGGCTCAGCTAGTGGGTACACACCACCTGCTCCGGCTAGTTCTGGAGGACTAGGGAGTTTTGCAGACATAGGTTGCGAGGTTCCTGGGGTACCAGACTTGGGGAATGCTTTATGTGGATTGCCCATTGATAGGGGAGCGGATATAACAGCCCAAAGAGGTCTACCTGCTCCCATTGAGGTACCAATGGGATTATCTGGTTTAGCTATCGAACAGGGGTTAACTGAGGCGGCGGGACAAGCTACCTTGATGGCTCTATCAAGTAGTCCTGGATTAGCGGGTGGCCCTTTGATTAGCGGACTACCAGGTGCTAATCCACTTGGTTCTTCTCATCTTCCTGCTGTAGGCGGCAGGCTCGGCAAACCAGACTTAACGCAGTCTGACAACTTGGGTGGCTTATCTAGAGGTGTTGATGTAGCTAGTTTTGTCGGACAGGGCCGTTCAGCGGACATTGGAGACAGTCCTGAGGTACCGGGCGTGGGTGAGTGCCCTGCTGTGGGGGGCTTGATGGAGTCTGCGTGCGCAGGTGCGTTTGCCGCAACCCCTGGACTCTCCTCCATCCCCAAGAGCTTCTCCGTGCCGGCCATCTTCTCTGGCCTGAAGAAGGGCAGGACGACTCTGTCCCTGAACGAG AGACCCGACCCAAGACCTGCGGTTCCTCGATCCAACACGATGCAGGCCTCCCTTTCCAGCCGCCCGCAGGCTCCAGGCTACGGCTTTCCACCAATCAAGAGGAAG GGGGAGCTGGGAGAGGTCAGCGCGCgactggaggagctggagttGTGCGGCGCGCAGCTGGAGAGCAAGCTGAGAGACTGCAGAAata aaaaggaagaggaggccATGCTGACGGACTGGATGGCTCTGATCCAGGAGAAACAGACGCTGTTACGCAGAGAGGCGGAGATCACCCACCT GACAGAGCAGAAGACGCTGGAGGAGAGGCAAGCTGACCTGGAGTACAAGCTTCGATGTCTGCTCATCAAACCAG agAGTGAGTGGAGTGCTGAGGAAGAGGCCCAGGAGCAGAAGATGATGGAGGATCTGGTGGCCGTCATTGAGCAGCGCAACGCGATCATCAGCAGCCTGGATGAAGACCGCAAGAG GGAAAAAGAAGACGATTCTGTGCTGGGAGCCATGAAAGACCAAG AATTCCAGAAAAGGGGACTCAGTGAGCTGAAGAAATCCAAAGGAAAGTTCAAGCCCATGAAAGTGTTTCGGATGCTAGGCGCCCAAGAATCCAAGGACAAgaagaactga
- the polr2f gene encoding DNA-directed RNA polymerases I, II, and III subunit RPABC2: MSDNEDNFDDGDFDEGEEDEGLDDLENPEDEDRENVAVLPAGSGSGANAKRITTVYMTKYERARVLGTRALQIAMCAPVMVELEGETDPLQIAMKELKCRKIPIIIRRYLPDNSYEDWGCDELIITD; this comes from the exons ATGTCAGACAACGAAGACAA CTTCGATGATGGGGATTTCGAcgaaggagaggaagatgaaggacTGGATGATCTGGAGAACCCAGAAGAC GAGGACCGGGAGAACGTGGCGGTCCTGCCGGCTGGGAGCGGCAGCGGGGCGAACGCCAAGAGGATCACCACCGTCTACATGACCAAGTACGAGCGAGCCAGGGTGCTGGGGACCCGGGCCCTGCAGATAGC GATGTGCGCTCCGGTcatggtggagctggagggagagacggaccCCCTGCAGATCGCCATGAAGGAGCTCAA GTGCAGGAAGATCCCCATCATCATCCGCCGCTACCTCCCTGACAACAGCTACGAGGACTGGGGCTGCGACGAGCTCATCATCACAGACTAG